A genomic stretch from Juglans microcarpa x Juglans regia isolate MS1-56 chromosome 3S, Jm3101_v1.0, whole genome shotgun sequence includes:
- the LOC121258254 gene encoding pentatricopeptide repeat-containing protein At2g13600-like, translating to MGETVRLSFIPLSRGRSDTSQRPNRFREHRMLRRRAFLGTWKHSQWKKIFQPFTTLYQPLLATRNLIVSTNISIAQLCKIGQLDIARKMFDEMPERTVVSWNTMISGYSKWGKYDEALRLTSIMHHGTIKLNETTFSSILSVCARSSLVYEGKELHCLVLKSRSERFEFVGSSLLYFYASCTEIEGAKRVFDEFRAENDLLWSLMLVGYVQCNLMSEAMEVFKNMPSRDVVAWTTLISGFVRSEDGCERALELFRRMRRSFEAMPNEFTLDCVLRACGRLGSLSGGRTVHGLLIKYGFEFDHSIDGALIELYCDCEAIEDAKMVYDRMGNPCLNASNSLIGGFILMGRIKDAELIFNGLLEMNPISCNLMIKGYAMSGQVKESERIFNRMTQKTISSLNTMISVYSRKGELDKALRLFEEIKGERNPVTWNSMMSGYIQNHHHEEAFKLYVTLHRLSINSTRSTFSTLFHACTCLGSLQLGQLLHAHLIKTPFESNAYVGTSLIDMYSRCGSIPDAQKSFSGISSPNVAAWTALINGFAHHGIGCKAILLVEDMLKQGVVPNGATFVGILSACGRAGLVDEGMRIFHSMQKFYGVTPDLEHYACMVDLLGRSGHLQEAQEFIKKMPIEPDGVVWGALLSACWLWMDIELGGRVAEKVFSLDPKPISAYVILSNIYSILGKWGEKSSVRKRLRGLGIKKAPGCSWIEMDSRVHVFFVEDRTHPHCHDIYTTLQHLKSNSGGCLL from the coding sequence ATGGGGGAAACGGTGCGTTTAAGTTTTATTCCTCTCTCTCGGGGACGGTCGGACACGAGCCAACGGCCCAACAGGTTCCGGGAACACAGAATGTTGCGGAGACGAGCTTTTCTAGGAACCTGGAAGCACAGTCAATGGAAGAAAATCTTCCAGCCCTTCACAACCCTTTATCAACCTCTGCTAGCCACCCGTAATCTCATAGTGTCCACTAACATTTCTATAGCTCAGCTCTGCAAGATTGGCCAACTTGACATTGCACGCAAAATGTTTGATGAGATGCCCGAACGAACTGTTGTGTCGTGGAACACCATGATATCTGGTTACTCCAAATGGGGAAAATACGATGAAGCCCTAAGACTAACTTCAATTATGCACCACGGCACTATAAAGCTAAATGAGACTACTTTTTCCTCTATACTAAGTGTGTGCGCGCGTTCGAGTTTGGTGTACGAGGGAAAAGAGCTTCACTGTTTGGTTTTGAAATCTAGGTCTGAAAGATTTGAGTTTGTGGGTAGCTCATTGTTGTACTTCTACGCGAGCTGTACTGAGATTGAAGGAGCTAAGAGGGTGTTTGACGAGTTTCGTGCTGAAAATGACCTGCTGTGGAGTTTGATGCTTGTAGGGTATGTGCAATGTAACTTAATGAGTGAAGCTATggaagtttttaaaaatatgccaTCCCGAGATGTTGTGGCATGGACTACATTGATTTCCGGATTTGTGAGGAGTGAGGATGGGTGTGAAAGGGCTTTGGAGTTGTTTAGGAGGATGAGAAGGAGTTTTGAGGCAATGCCAAATGAGTTTACTTTGGATTGCGTTTTAAGGGCTTGTGGGAGATTGGGTAGCCTAAGCGGAGGGAGGACTGTCCACGgacttttgataaaatatggaTTTGAGTTTGATCACTCGATTGATGGTGCATTGATTGAATTGTATTGTGATTGTGAGGCTATTGAGGATGCCAAGATGGTGTATGATAGAATGGGAAATCCTTGTTTAAATGCTTCCAATTCACTTATTGGGGGATTTATATTGATGGGTAGGATTAAAGATGCTGAACTGATTTTTAATGGACTGCTTGAAATGAATCCAATCTCATGTAATTTGATGATTAAAGGTTATGCAATGAGCGGTCAAGTCAAGGAATCAGAGAGGATTTTTAATAGAATGACCCAAAAAACTATAAGTTCTTTGAATACTATGATTTCTGTGTATTCCAGGAAGGGTGAACTTGATAAAGCTTTGAGGCTGTTTGAAGAAATCAAAGGGGAAAGAAATCCAGTGACATGGAATTCAATGATGTCGGGTTATATTCAAAATCATCACCATGAAGAGGCTTTCAAACTATATGTGACCCTGCACAGATTATCCATAAACTCTACTAGATCGACATTCTCTACTCTATTTCATGCTTGTACATGCCTTGGATCTCTTCAACTAGGACAATTACTTCATGCCCACCTGATCAAAACACCATTTGAATCAAATGCTTATGTTGGAACATCTCTTATAGATATGTACTCTAGATGTGGGAGCATCCCCGATGCTCAAAAATCATTTAGTGGCATCTCTTCACCCAATGTGGCAGCTTGGACAGCTCTTATTAATGGGTTTGCACATCATGGAATTGGCTGCAAAGCAATTTTACTAGTTGAGGATATGTTAAAGCAAGGAGTTGTTCCTAATGGAGCTACCTTTGTGGGGATTTTGTCTGCGTGTGGTCGTGCTGGTCTAGTTGATGAAGGGATGCGAATTTTCCATTCAATGCAAAAATTTTACGGAGTAACCCCTGATTTAGAACACTACGCATGTATGGTGGATCTTCTTGGTCGTTCAGGCCATCTGCAAGAAGCTCAGGAGTTTATAAAAAAGATGCCTATTGAACCAGATGGGGTTGTCTGGGGAGCTTTGCTGAGTGCCTGTTGGTTGTGGATGGACATAGAGTTGGGTGGGAGAGTGGCTGAGAAAGTGTTCAGTTTGGATCCTAAGCCAATATCTGCTTATGTTATTCTGTCTAACATATATTCTATTTTGGGGAAATGGGGGGAGAAGTCAAGTGTGAGGAAGAGATTAAGGGGCTTAGGCATAAAAAAGGCTCCTGGTTGTAGTTGGATTGAGATGGACAGCAGAGTTCATGTGTTCTTTGTAGAAGATAGAACCCATCCTCATTGTCatgatatttatacaacttTGCAGCATCTAAAATCCAATAGTGGAGGCTGTTTACTTTAA
- the LOC121258255 gene encoding bidirectional sugar transporter SWEET3-like gives MGERLRLAVGVMGNAASLLLYTAPILTFSRVIRKKSTEGYSCVPYVIALLNCLLYTWYGLPVVSNRWENFPVISINGLGILLELSFIVIYLWFTSARGKMKVAVTVTPVIVVFCTTSIISACSFHGHHHRKLFVGSVGLVASVAMYGSPLVVVKQVILTRSVEFMPFYLSFFSFLASSLWMAYGLLSHDLFLAAPNLVGSPLGILQLMLYCKYRKRGIMEEPNKLDLEKNDERSKQLQLTIDGSLNGKI, from the exons ATGGGAGAGAGGTTACGCTTGGCAGTAGGAGTCATGG GGAATGCTGCTTCTTTGTTACTCTATACGGCTCCCAT ATTAACTTTTTCAAGAGTCATAAGGAAGAAAAGCACGGAGGGGTATTCTTGTGTTCCTTATGTTATTGCATTATTAAACTGCCTTCTCTATACTTGGTATGGATTGCCAGTTGTAAGCAATAGGTGGGAAAACTTTCCTGTAATTTCCATCAATGGCCTAGGGATCCTTCTCGAACTCTCCTTCATAGTCATATACTTATGGTTCACTTCAGCTAGAGGAAAG ATGAAGGTAGCTGTGACAGTGACACCTGTTATCGTAGTCTTCTGCACCACTTCAATCATCTCAGCTTGTTCTTTCCATGGCCACCATCATCGAAAGCTATTTGTTGGGAGTGTAGGACTAGTAGCCTCTGTAGCAATGTACGGTTCTCCACTGGTGGTAGTG AAGCAAGTCATACTTACAAGGAGTGTGGAGTTCATGCCGTTCTACTTATCTTTTTTCTCATTCCTTGCTAGTTCACTTTGGATGGCTTATGGACTACTGAGTCATGATCTGTTTCTCGCG GCCCCAAATCTGGTTGGTAGTCCTTTAGGTATCCTTCAACTCATGCTCTACTGCAAGTACAGGAAACGAGGAATTATGGAAGAACCTAACAAATTGGATTTGGAAAAGAATGATGAGAGATCCAAACAGCTTCAGCTTACAATTGATGGGAGTTTGAatggaaaaatttag
- the LOC121257718 gene encoding nucleolar GTP-binding protein 1-like, with translation MVQYNFKKITVVPNGKDFIDIILSRTQRQTPTVVHKGYAISRLRQFYMRKVKYTQQNFHEKLSAIIDEFPRLDDIHPFYGDLLHVLYNKDHYKLALGQINTARNLIGKIAKDYVKLLKYGDSLYRCKCLKVAALGRMCTVIKRIAPSLAYLEQIRQHMARLPSIDPNTRTVLICGYPNVGKSSFINKITRADVDVQPYAFTTKSLFVGHTDYKYLRYQVIDTPGILDRPFEDRNIIEMCSITALAHLRAAVLFFLDISGSCGYSIAQQAALFHSIKSLFMNKPLIIVCNKTDLQPLEGISEEDMKLVMEMKAEAMKTLIGQGGEATSDQGVLLTMSTLTEDGVISVKNAACERLLDQRVELKMKSKKINECLNRFHVAIPKPRDQKERPHCIPQAVLEAKAKQAAEKEKRKTERDLEDENGGAGVYSASLKKNYMLANDEWKEDVMPEIIDGHNVYDFIDPDILQRLEELEQEEGLRQAEEADDDFEMDGKELTPEEQQALAEIRKKKSLLIQQHRVKKSTAESRPIVPRKFDKDRQFTTGRMGRQLSALGLDPALAINRARSRSRGRKRERPAERGANDGGDIMDMDVDTPNKKQRLRSLSRSRSKSRPPGEIVPGEGFKDSSQKVKAVKLAKKSAKKRNKDARRGEADRVIPTLKPKHLFSGKRSIGKTQRR, from the coding sequence ATGGTGCAGTATAACTTTAAGAAGATTACTGTAGTACCAAATGGAAAGGACTTTATTGACATTATTCTGTCTCGCACCCAAAGACAAACACCTACTGTTGTCCACAAGGGGTATGCTATTTCCCGTCTCCGTCAGTTTTACATGCGCAAAGTAAAGTATACCCAACAGAACTTTCATGAGAAGCTCTCTGCAATCATTGATGAGTTTCCTCGACTGGATGATATCCACCCCTTTTATGGGGACCTTCTTCACGTTCTCTACAACAAAGATCACTACAAGCTTGCCCTGGGTCAAATCAATACTGCAAGGAACCTTATTGGTAAGATTGCTAAAGACTACGTAAAATTGTTGAAGTATGGTGACTCACTGTACCGATGCAAGTGTCTGAAGGTTGCTGCTCTTGGCCGCATGTGTACTGTGATAAAGAGGATTGCTCCTAGTTTGGCGTACTTGGAACAGATTAGACAACACATGGCGAGGCTACCTTCAATCGACCCGAATACTCGAACGGTCTTGATTTGTGGGTACCCCAATGTTGGCAAGAGTTCATTCATTAACAAGATCACTAGGGCTGATGTAGATGTCCAGCCCTATGCATTCACAACTAAGTCGCTCTTTGTCGGTCATACAGACTACAAATACCTACGGTACCAAGTCATTGATACACCAGGAATTTTGGACCGTCCTTTCGAAGATCGCAACATTATTGAGATGTGCAGCATCACGGCTCTGGCGCATCTGCGTGCTGCTGTGTTGTTCTTCTTAGATATCTCAGGGTCTTGTGGGTATAGCATTGCGCAACAGGCTGCTCTTTTCCACAGCATTAAGTCTCTATTTATGAACAAACCGTTGATTATTGTCTGCAACAAGACCGACTTGCAACCACTGGAAGGGATATCTGAGGAAGACATGAAGTTGGTCATGGAGATGAAAGCTGAAGCTATGAAGACTCTGATTGGTCAGGGAGGTGAGGCTACTAGTGACCAGGGGGTGCTTTTGACCATGAGCACTTTGACCGAAGATGGGGTAATATCTGTAAAAAATGCTGCTTGTGAAAGGTTATTGGATCAGAGGGTGGAATTGAAGATGAAATCCAAAAAGATAAATGAATGCTTAAATCGTTTTCATGTTGCAATACCAAAGCCGCGGGACCAGAAGGAAAGGCCACATTGTATTCCGCAAGCAGTGTTGGAAGCTAAAGCTAAGCAAGCAGCTGAGAAGGAAAAGAGGAAAACTGAAAGGGATTTGGAGGATGAGAATGGTGGTGCAGGTGTATACTCTGCTAGTTTGAAGAAGAATTATATGTTAGCCAACGATGAATGGAAAGAAGATGTAATGCCTGAAATTATTGATGGGCACAATGTATATGACTTCATTGATCCGGATATATTACAAAGGCTAGAAGAGCTGGAACAAGAAGAAGGGCTTCGGCAGGctgaggaggctgatgatgATTTTGAGATGGATGGCAAGGAATTAACTCCAGAAGAGCAACAAGCATTGGCTGAGATCCGGAAAAAGAAAAGCCTACTCATTCAACAGCATAGGGTCAAGAAGAGCACTGCAGAGAGCCGGCCAATTGTACCAAGAAAATTTGACAAGGACAGGCAGTTCACAACAGGGAGAATGGGAAGGCAGCTATCTGCCTTGGGGCTGGATCCAGCTTTGGCCATTAACCGAGCCCGTAGTAGGTCAAGGGGTCGGAAGAGGGAGAGGCCAGCTGAAAGAGGAGCTAATGATGGTGGTGATATTATGGATATGGATGTTGACACACCTAACAAAAAGCAGCGGCTTAGGTCTCTATCCCGGTCTAGGTCGAAATCACGGCCACCCGGTGAAATTGTTCCTGGAGAGGGCTTCAAGGACTCTTCTCAAAAGGTTAAGGCAGTAAAACTTGCCAAGAAATCTGCCAAGAAGAGGAACAAGGATGCTCGTCGTGGTGAGGCAGACAGAGTAATCCCTACTTTGAAACCAAAACATTTGTTTTCAGGAAAGCGCTCTATTGGAAAAACCCAACGACGCTGA
- the LOC121257825 gene encoding secreted RxLR effector protein 161-like — MAKIPYASVVGSLIYAQICTRPDISFAVGMLGRYQSNPGMSHWKAAKRVLRYLQGTKDYQLTFRRTDILEVTGYSNSDFAGCSDSRKSTSGYVFLLAGGAISWRSMKQTITASSTMEVEFVACFEATVHGLWLRNFILGLGVIDSIARPLRIYCDNSSAVFFSKNDRYSKGAKHMELKYLSVKEEVQKQTVSIEHISTMLMIADPLTKGLVAKLFKEHVDRMGLMI, encoded by the coding sequence ATGGCAAAAATCCCCTATGCATCAGTCGTGGGGAGCTTGATATATGCACAGATTTGCACGAGGCCAGATATTAGTTTTGCAGTTGGCATGCTTGGGCGCTACCAAAGTAACCCAGGGATGTCTCATTGGAAAGCAGCAAAGAGGGTATTGCGATATTTGCAAGGAACTAAGGACTACCAGCTTACCTTCAGAAGAACTGACATTTTAGAGGTAACTGGATACTCAAACTCTGATTTTGCTGGTTGCTCTGATAGCAGGAAATCCACTTCAGGTTATGTTTTCCTGCTGGCTGGTGGAGCGATCTCATGGAGAAGTATGAAGCAAACCATCACTGCTTCATCTACAATGGAGGTTGAGTTTGTGGCATGCTTTGAGGCCACAGTACATGGTTTATGGCTGAGGAACTTTATTTTAGGGCTTGGAGTTATCGACTCTATAGCCAGGCCGCTGagaatttattgtgataattccTCTGCAGTATTTTTTTCCAAGAACGATAGGTATTCTAAAGGTGCCAAGCACATGGAGCTCAAATACCTAAGCGTTAAGGAGGAAGTACAGAAACAAACAGTGTCCATAGAACATATTAGTACTATGCTTATGATAGCAGACCCATTAACAAAGGGTCTAGTAGCAAAGCTATTTAAGGAACATGTTGATAGAATGGGTCTTatgatatga